The Methanofervidicoccus sp. A16 genome has a segment encoding these proteins:
- the mobB gene encoding molybdopterin-guanine dinucleotide biosynthesis protein B, giving the protein MLRVVGVIGPKNSGKTTLICDVLKVLKEKGISVATVKHSGHPVEIDREGTDTYRFKEYADVSVFSDVRGKTTFFYGTMELEEILSKLESDLVIVEGFKEKLKELNIPKIVTVRDSEGRELVDSHTIMVVENMKYNVENVVKEILDKSVVPTYNLNCGHCGYNCREFVERLIKGELSWKDCVLSTDVELVVDGRRIPLNPFVSKIIKNTVVGLVSSLKGVEDPGSISIKIKK; this is encoded by the coding sequence ATTTTGAGAGTTGTTGGAGTGATAGGACCTAAAAACTCCGGTAAAACTACCTTAATATGTGATGTACTAAAAGTCCTAAAAGAGAAGGGCATTAGTGTTGCTACAGTAAAACACAGTGGTCACCCTGTAGAGATAGACAGGGAGGGAACAGATACCTACAGATTTAAAGAGTACGCCGATGTATCAGTTTTTTCAGATGTTAGGGGCAAAACTACATTTTTCTATGGAACTATGGAGTTGGAAGAAATACTTTCGAAATTAGAAAGTGATTTGGTGATAGTAGAGGGGTTTAAAGAAAAGTTGAAGGAGTTAAATATACCAAAGATAGTTACAGTGAGAGACAGTGAGGGAAGGGAACTTGTAGACTCCCATACTATAATGGTAGTCGAAAATATGAAGTATAATGTGGAGAACGTTGTTAAAGAGATCCTAGATAAAAGTGTTGTTCCTACATACAACCTCAACTGTGGACACTGTGGTTACAACTGTAGGGAGTTTGTTGAGAGGTTAATTAAGGGAGAGTTAAGTTGGAAGGACTGTGTGTTGTCTACAGATGTGGAACTTGTAGTAGATGGAAGAAGGATACCTTTAAATCCCTTTGTTTCCAAGATTATTAAAAATACTGTTGTTGGACTTGTGTCTTCTCTAAAAGGAGTAGAGGATCCAGGGAGTATTTCTATAAAAATAAAGAAGTAG
- a CDS encoding methionine adenosyltransferase, translating to MANIVVKKLDITPVEERDIEIVERKGLGHPDSICDGIAESVSAALCKMYREKVGTILHHNTDQVELVGGHAYPKFGGGHMVAPIYILISGRATMQILDKEKGEIVKLPTATVAIKAARSYLKKTLRNIDVDKDVIVDCRMGQGSTDLIEVFERKKSEIPLANDTSFGVGYAPLSTTERLVLETERFLNSKELKEEIPAVGEDIKVMGLREGKKITLTIAMAVIDRYVKSLEEYREVKRKVKEKVEKLAKEIAGDYEVEVCINTADSDNSVYLTVTGTSAEMGDDGSVGRGNRANGLITPFRPMSMEAASGKNPVNHVGKIYNILANIIANDVAKIEGVKECHVRILSQIGRPINEPKILDIEVITEEGYNLEDIEPKAKDIAKKWLDRIPEVMERVISGEIKTF from the coding sequence GTGGCAAATATAGTTGTTAAGAAGTTAGATATCACTCCTGTAGAGGAGAGAGACATTGAGATCGTAGAGAGAAAGGGTTTAGGTCATCCAGACAGTATCTGCGACGGTATAGCCGAAAGTGTAAGTGCTGCACTCTGTAAAATGTACAGGGAGAAGGTAGGTACCATACTTCACCACAACACAGATCAGGTGGAACTTGTTGGAGGTCATGCCTATCCAAAGTTTGGAGGAGGCCATATGGTAGCCCCTATCTACATCCTCATATCTGGAAGGGCTACCATGCAGATACTGGATAAGGAGAAAGGAGAGATCGTTAAATTACCCACTGCAACTGTAGCCATTAAGGCCGCAAGATCCTACCTAAAGAAGACTCTGAGAAATATAGATGTAGATAAAGACGTCATAGTAGACTGTAGGATGGGACAAGGTTCTACAGATCTAATTGAGGTATTTGAGAGGAAGAAATCTGAGATTCCTCTGGCAAACGACACCTCCTTCGGAGTGGGATACGCCCCACTTAGCACCACAGAGAGACTAGTCTTAGAGACGGAGAGATTCCTAAACAGTAAAGAGTTAAAGGAAGAGATCCCTGCAGTTGGAGAGGATATAAAGGTTATGGGTCTAAGGGAGGGAAAGAAAATCACCTTAACTATAGCCATGGCTGTAATAGACAGGTATGTAAAATCCCTTGAGGAGTACAGGGAGGTAAAAAGAAAGGTTAAGGAAAAAGTGGAGAAGTTGGCTAAGGAGATTGCAGGAGATTACGAAGTGGAGGTATGTATAAACACTGCAGATAGTGATAACAGTGTATATCTAACTGTAACTGGAACTTCCGCAGAGATGGGAGATGATGGATCAGTTGGAAGGGGTAACAGGGCAAATGGTCTAATAACACCATTTAGACCTATGAGTATGGAGGCAGCCAGTGGTAAGAATCCAGTAAACCATGTTGGGAAAATATACAACATACTTGCCAATATAATAGCCAATGACGTTGCTAAGATAGAGGGAGTTAAGGAGTGCCACGTTAGAATACTTAGTCAAATAGGAAGACCAATAAATGAACCGAAGATCTTGGATATAGAGGTTATAACTGAGGAGGGTTATAACTTAGAAGATATAGAACCAAAAGCAAAGGATATTGCTAAAAAATGGTTAGATAGAATTCCAGAAGTTATGGAGAGAGTAATAAGTGGAGAGATAAAGACATTTTAA
- a CDS encoding sulfide-dependent adenosine diphosphate thiazole synthase, which yields MESKLKRVEEREITKAILNTSFKMWRDILEADVVIVGGGPSGLTASKYLAENGVKVVVLERHLSFGGGIWGGGMGFPYITVQEPAHKILKDFNVKLEEAGDGLYVANSVEVAAKLGCGAIDGGARILTGIVVEDVILKENRVSGVVINSYAIEKAGLHIDPLTIDAKYVVDATGHEASVSNILARKNKELRLEIPGERSLWAEKGENSLLRNTREIFPGLYVCGMAANAVHGGYRMGAVFGGMFLSGKKVANLILEELEKNK from the coding sequence ATGGAGAGTAAATTAAAGAGAGTAGAAGAAAGAGAAATCACCAAGGCAATTCTAAACACCTCCTTTAAGATGTGGAGAGATATACTAGAGGCAGATGTTGTAATCGTAGGTGGAGGACCCAGTGGGTTGACAGCATCGAAGTACTTAGCAGAAAATGGTGTTAAGGTTGTAGTTTTAGAGAGACATCTATCCTTTGGAGGAGGTATCTGGGGAGGAGGAATGGGATTCCCCTACATTACAGTACAGGAACCTGCCCATAAAATTTTAAAGGATTTCAATGTAAAGTTGGAAGAGGCAGGTGATGGATTGTACGTTGCCAACTCCGTTGAAGTTGCGGCAAAGTTAGGTTGCGGGGCTATAGATGGGGGAGCGAGAATCCTTACTGGCATCGTCGTTGAGGATGTCATCTTAAAGGAAAATAGGGTATCTGGGGTTGTAATAAACTCTTACGCCATTGAGAAGGCAGGGCTCCATATAGACCCCCTTACGATAGATGCCAAATATGTAGTAGATGCAACTGGACATGAGGCTTCAGTTTCAAATATCCTTGCAAGAAAGAATAAGGAGTTAAGATTGGAGATTCCAGGAGAGAGGTCTCTATGGGCGGAAAAGGGAGAAAACTCATTACTAAGAAATACTAGAGAGATATTCCCAGGACTATATGTATGTGGTATGGCTGCAAATGCAGTCCATGGAGGGTACAGGATGGGAGCAGTCTTTGGAGGTATGTTCCTCTCTGGTAAAAAAGTTGCTAATCTGATCTTGGAGGAGTTGGAAAAGAATAAATAA
- the rimI gene encoding ribosomal protein S18-alanine N-acetyltransferase: protein MENIRIRRMKENDIPQVIKIEEDSFKYTYPPLLIMQILSSFPEGFLVAEDERNERIVGYIMGLIEWGHGHIISIATSKEYRKRGIGTALLKKLEDILFKKYNVGYIALEVRFNNREARRFYYKRGYKDKRLLPRYYEDGTDAILMVKRNPYIEVTNTPVIVSMW, encoded by the coding sequence ATGGAAAATATTAGAATTAGAAGGATGAAGGAAAATGATATCCCCCAGGTAATAAAGATAGAAGAAGATTCTTTTAAATATACATATCCACCACTGTTAATAATGCAGATACTGTCCTCCTTTCCAGAGGGATTTTTAGTTGCAGAGGATGAGAGAAACGAGAGGATAGTGGGCTATATTATGGGACTGATAGAGTGGGGACATGGACATATAATATCGATTGCAACCTCTAAAGAGTATAGAAAGAGGGGTATAGGCACTGCACTATTGAAGAAACTGGAAGATATTCTATTTAAAAAATACAACGTTGGGTATATAGCCTTAGAGGTGAGGTTTAACAACAGGGAGGCAAGGAGGTTCTACTATAAGAGGGGCTACAAGGATAAGAGACTACTACCAAGGTACTACGAAGATGGTACAGATGCTATTTTAATGGTAAAGAGGAACCCATATATTGAAGTAACCAACACTCCAGTTATTGTTAGTATGTGGTAG
- a CDS encoding methyl-coenzyme M reductase glutamine C-methyltransferase: MRRITIYSPNCYTYGAMTVGGVLKEKFKDRYDIKLVRHLDNNTLNLFLKSDIVILSLYSTLHILDNKLKEVIEFVRKQSKKRDKNIKIYVGGPVSAYPEVILGEMKVDGVILGEGEISTPNVIEGDREGLAYLENGEVVINELKEKPELISKPLIPKDIGNQNIRGANVYIETHRGCLGNCTFCQVPRFFGRRIRSKPLELVLEEVKEFKRKGAKRIAVSGGTGSLYNFKKDVNKSAFIELLEGIGNIVGSKNLSVPDMRVDYVDEDILDAIKRYTIGWVFYGIESGSDRILKSMRKGTNREKNLYAIQLAKENDVKVGGSFIVGYPGEREIDYLLTKDFIVEAELDDVFVSIAEPIPKTELCNLVLKTPLEENLTFKPHMGGYRRFNLTESEARCLDLMLHGEQWKPKPSVITKKKFLLYLNETKRQGEDIRNITRLIFRYRNCLM; encoded by the coding sequence ATGAGGAGAATAACAATATACTCCCCTAACTGTTATACCTACGGCGCCATGACTGTTGGAGGGGTGCTAAAAGAGAAATTTAAAGATAGGTATGATATAAAACTTGTTAGACATTTGGATAATAATACCCTAAACCTCTTTTTAAAATCTGATATTGTTATATTAAGTTTATACTCTACTTTACATATTTTAGACAATAAGTTAAAGGAAGTTATTGAATTTGTAAGAAAGCAAAGTAAAAAAAGAGATAAAAATATCAAAATTTACGTTGGAGGTCCTGTATCGGCATATCCGGAGGTAATTCTGGGAGAGATGAAAGTAGATGGGGTAATATTGGGGGAGGGGGAGATCTCAACACCAAATGTGATAGAGGGAGATAGAGAAGGTTTAGCATATCTAGAAAATGGAGAGGTGGTAATAAATGAGTTAAAGGAAAAACCGGAGTTGATTTCGAAACCCCTTATACCGAAGGATATAGGCAATCAAAACATTAGGGGGGCGAATGTATATATAGAAACCCATAGAGGATGCTTAGGTAACTGTACCTTCTGTCAAGTTCCAAGGTTCTTTGGGAGGAGGATAAGAAGTAAGCCCTTAGAACTTGTATTGGAGGAGGTAAAGGAGTTTAAAAGGAAAGGTGCTAAGAGGATAGCAGTTAGTGGAGGTACAGGGAGTCTTTACAACTTCAAGAAGGATGTAAATAAGAGTGCATTTATTGAACTCCTCGAAGGTATAGGGAATATTGTTGGAAGTAAGAATCTCTCTGTACCTGATATGAGGGTGGATTACGTTGATGAGGATATCCTAGATGCTATAAAGAGATACACCATCGGTTGGGTATTTTACGGTATAGAGAGTGGAAGTGACAGGATACTGAAATCCATGAGGAAGGGAACTAATAGAGAGAAGAACCTATACGCTATACAACTGGCAAAAGAAAATGATGTAAAGGTGGGAGGTAGTTTCATAGTAGGTTACCCTGGGGAGAGGGAGATTGACTATCTACTAACTAAAGATTTTATAGTAGAGGCTGAGTTAGACGATGTCTTCGTATCCATCGCTGAACCTATACCTAAAACAGAGTTGTGCAACTTAGTACTTAAAACTCCCCTTGAGGAGAATCTAACATTTAAACCTCATATGGGAGGTTATAGACGTTTTAATCTAACAGAGAGTGAGGCGAGATGTTTAGATCTTATGCTTCATGGTGAGCAGTGGAAACCTAAGCCCTCTGTTATTACAAAGAAGAAGTTTTTACTGTATTTAAATGAAACTAAGAGACAGGGAGAAGATATAAGGAATATTACAAGGTTGATATTTAGGTATAGGAATTGTTTGATGTAA
- a CDS encoding mechanosensitive ion channel family protein translates to MIDRKVLFRGKFLIKVLALIIILYYLGIKLNIYEYLSFLEMYINEIIISVVLILGTLIFLDISLELIKEFFEKRGELRDYPIFASVFKYTTWFVAGLIGLSLIYNDIGSLLMSLGIIGAALTFALQRPIMNFAGWINIVITRPFKINDRVYIKDIGMGDVYKIDTMHIYLREVVGEPTGRTLIIPNAYVLTNSITNYTRGSPYIWDNVKVVVTYESDFEKAKKLVLEACEEVVGDLMKELAEIWRNKPRPFTNAKVYDRPILRVNFLERGIELKVRYLVNAFEWAEVKTKILSKIIEKIRKEKDVEIAYPHMEVIYRPKSEKREWRGSSFENDND, encoded by the coding sequence ATGATAGATAGAAAAGTTCTATTTCGAGGTAAATTTCTAATAAAGGTTTTAGCCCTCATTATAATTCTTTACTACTTAGGTATTAAGTTAAACATATATGAGTACCTCTCTTTCTTAGAGATGTATATCAACGAGATAATTATAAGTGTAGTCTTGATACTTGGCACCTTGATATTTTTAGATATCTCCCTTGAGTTAATAAAGGAATTCTTTGAAAAGAGAGGAGAGTTGAGGGATTATCCAATTTTCGCATCAGTTTTTAAATATACAACATGGTTTGTTGCTGGGTTAATTGGGCTCTCACTTATCTACAACGACATAGGTTCCCTTTTAATGTCCCTTGGTATTATAGGTGCAGCCCTTACCTTTGCACTACAGAGACCTATTATGAACTTTGCAGGATGGATAAATATAGTTATAACTCGGCCCTTCAAGATAAACGACAGGGTATATATAAAGGACATAGGGATGGGAGATGTATACAAAATTGACACCATGCATATATATCTGAGGGAAGTTGTAGGAGAACCTACTGGAAGAACCCTTATAATACCAAACGCCTACGTACTAACCAACTCCATAACAAACTATACCAGAGGATCTCCATATATCTGGGATAACGTAAAGGTAGTAGTTACCTACGAGAGCGACTTTGAGAAGGCGAAGAAGTTGGTTTTAGAAGCCTGTGAGGAGGTAGTTGGAGATCTTATGAAGGAGTTGGCAGAGATCTGGAGAAATAAACCTAGGCCCTTCACAAATGCAAAAGTCTACGATAGGCCTATTCTCAGAGTAAATTTTTTAGAGAGAGGTATTGAGTTGAAGGTTAGATACTTAGTAAATGCCTTCGAATGGGCAGAGGTAAAGACCAAGATCTTAAGTAAGATAATCGAGAAGATCAGGAAAGAAAAGGATGTAGAGATAGCCTACCCACATATGGAAGTTATATACAGACCTAAGTCAGAAAAAAGAGAGTGGAGAGGATCGTCTTTTGAGAACGATAACGATTAA
- the glmM gene encoding phosphoglucosamine mutase — protein sequence MKLFGTSGIRMKDLDPKIAYKVGLAISQKVKDVVVARDNRTTGEMIKSALISGLLSGGSTVTDIGIAPTPTLGFSTRNHDVGIMITASHNPPEYNGIKLFKRDGTSYSPEEEKEIEEIIFKNNFKRADWKSVGEVLRDENALRKYREHILKHLSISREFHVVVDCANAASSVVSPYLFTDVGSHVISLNAHIDGRFIGRMPEPNGANLQNTMRVVKGLNEGGGDYIGIAHDGDGDRMVAIDERGRMADFDKLLAVFSKYIVEKTGCNVVITTVDASMSLDEYLGDKVKVVRTKVGDVAVSQALSKYNALFGGEPSGTWIHGDVHLTPDGILSGLRVLEMMEYFDNKLCNLLDDVPSYVNLREKIPCEESKKSSVMKYVIEYGEKVFQKTPETVDGARFNLEDGWVLIRPSGTEPCIRIRVEGKSSTIAKDLLERGIKLVREALRNCSY from the coding sequence ATGAAACTCTTTGGAACTTCAGGTATAAGGATGAAGGACCTAGATCCTAAGATTGCCTATAAGGTAGGTCTTGCTATATCTCAAAAGGTGAAAGATGTAGTTGTCGCCAGAGATAACAGAACTACTGGGGAGATGATAAAGAGTGCCCTAATATCAGGACTCTTAAGTGGAGGATCCACAGTAACAGATATAGGTATTGCACCTACCCCAACATTAGGTTTTTCTACAAGGAACCATGACGTAGGTATTATGATAACTGCCTCTCATAACCCTCCAGAGTACAACGGTATAAAACTTTTCAAAAGGGATGGTACTTCCTACAGTCCTGAGGAAGAGAAGGAGATCGAGGAGATAATATTTAAGAACAACTTTAAAAGGGCAGATTGGAAATCTGTTGGAGAGGTATTGAGAGATGAGAATGCACTGAGGAAATATAGGGAACATATTCTTAAACATCTATCTATAAGTAGGGAGTTCCATGTTGTTGTAGACTGTGCCAATGCAGCAAGTTCTGTAGTATCTCCCTATCTATTTACAGATGTTGGATCCCATGTCATTTCCCTAAATGCCCATATAGATGGAAGATTTATAGGTAGAATGCCTGAACCAAATGGGGCGAACCTTCAGAACACTATGAGGGTGGTTAAAGGGTTGAATGAAGGAGGAGGAGATTACATAGGGATAGCCCATGATGGAGATGGAGACAGGATGGTGGCTATAGATGAGAGAGGAAGGATGGCAGATTTTGACAAATTACTTGCAGTGTTCTCTAAATATATAGTGGAAAAAACAGGATGTAATGTAGTAATAACTACAGTGGATGCCTCTATGTCCCTAGATGAATACCTAGGAGATAAAGTTAAAGTTGTTAGAACCAAGGTTGGAGATGTGGCAGTCTCCCAGGCACTGTCTAAGTACAACGCCCTCTTTGGAGGAGAGCCCTCTGGTACCTGGATCCATGGAGATGTACATCTAACTCCAGATGGAATACTATCTGGTTTAAGGGTTTTGGAGATGATGGAGTACTTCGACAATAAACTGTGCAACCTATTAGATGATGTGCCCTCCTATGTAAATCTAAGGGAAAAAATACCCTGTGAAGAGAGTAAGAAATCCTCTGTTATGAAGTATGTGATAGAGTACGGAGAGAAGGTATTCCAAAAAACTCCTGAGACTGTAGATGGAGCTAGGTTTAACTTAGAAGATGGATGGGTACTTATAAGGCCCTCTGGAACTGAACCATGTATAAGGATAAGGGTTGAGGGTAAGAGCAGCACTATTGCAAAGGATCTCCTAGAGAGAGGTATTAAGTTGGTAAGAGAGGCTCTAAGGAATTGTAGTTATTAA
- the mfnF gene encoding (4-{4-[2-(gamma-L-glutamylamino)ethyl]phenoxymethyl}furan-2-yl)methanamine synthase — translation MILGMDIGGANTKITELEGGYYRIHHIYFPMWKEHKKLVELLRKYNREDVEKVGIVMTAELVDAYKSKREGVEDILNAVERAFPEKDIYVFDVDGNFLEIDVAKRNYNKVSASNWTATAYFVIKNICDNCILVDMGSTTTDIIPIKNGEILTEKTDLKRLMNNQLVYVGALRTPLSFLTSTVIFRDRETNISSEYFSITGDINFILNKIEREDYTCDTPDGAPVDRESCMRRVARILCSDLEEVDEEEILDISYQLYKKLLDMIRYNVDSISERYNIKDVVITGLGERILKEALEGYNIVSIGEKYGKEVSLSTPSFAVAKLLEDYQK, via the coding sequence GTGATCCTTGGAATGGATATAGGAGGAGCAAATACAAAGATAACTGAGTTAGAGGGAGGGTATTACAGGATACATCACATATACTTCCCAATGTGGAAGGAACATAAAAAACTTGTAGAGCTTCTAAGGAAGTATAACAGGGAAGATGTGGAAAAGGTTGGTATAGTTATGACGGCTGAACTTGTTGATGCATACAAAAGTAAGAGGGAAGGGGTGGAGGATATACTAAATGCTGTGGAGAGGGCTTTTCCTGAAAAAGATATCTACGTTTTTGATGTAGATGGAAACTTTTTAGAGATAGACGTTGCCAAGAGGAACTATAATAAAGTCTCTGCCTCAAATTGGACTGCCACTGCCTACTTTGTGATAAAGAATATCTGCGACAACTGTATACTTGTAGATATGGGCTCTACAACAACAGATATTATACCTATAAAAAATGGAGAGATACTAACTGAAAAGACAGATCTAAAGAGACTGATGAATAACCAGTTGGTGTATGTGGGGGCACTTAGGACACCACTTTCCTTCCTAACTAGTACTGTAATCTTTAGAGATCGTGAAACTAATATATCTTCGGAGTATTTCTCCATAACTGGAGATATAAACTTTATACTTAATAAGATAGAGAGGGAGGATTACACCTGTGATACACCAGACGGTGCTCCAGTGGACAGGGAGAGTTGTATGAGGAGGGTGGCTAGGATTCTCTGTAGTGATTTAGAGGAGGTGGACGAGGAGGAGATCTTGGATATATCCTATCAACTCTATAAAAAACTCCTAGATATGATTAGGTACAATGTAGATTCTATCTCTGAGAGATATAATATTAAAGACGTTGTAATTACAGGTCTTGGAGAGAGGATACTAAAGGAGGCTTTAGAGGGTTATAATATTGTTTCTATAGGAGAGAAGTACGGAAAAGAGGTATCTCTAAGTACTCCTAGTTTTGCAGTGGCTAAGTTGTTAGAGGATTATCAAAAGTGA
- a CDS encoding ribonuclease P protein component 4 yields the protein MGYSKRKIKKIKKIALERIDILMNLAEEAYRKGRLDRMRRYIELSRRIAMKVRVRFPKKWKRRICKKCLTILIYGENCKVRTVSDKNCPHVSIKCLNCGNVIKIPMVREKKLKRRLKRMVKSDGNTKDIERK from the coding sequence ATGGGATACAGTAAAAGGAAGATAAAAAAGATAAAGAAGATAGCCCTGGAGAGAATAGATATTCTTATGAACCTCGCTGAAGAGGCCTACAGGAAGGGACGACTGGACAGAATGAGGAGGTATATAGAACTAAGTAGAAGGATTGCAATGAAGGTAAGGGTGCGTTTTCCAAAGAAGTGGAAGAGAAGAATATGTAAGAAGTGTCTTACAATACTCATCTACGGTGAAAACTGTAAGGTTAGGACAGTGAGTGATAAGAACTGCCCTCATGTATCTATAAAGTGTTTGAACTGTGGCAACGTTATTAAGATCCCTATGGTAAGGGAGAAAAAGTTAAAAAGAAGACTTAAAAGAATGGTTAAAAGTGATGGCAATACAAAGGATATTGAAAGGAAATAA
- a CDS encoding mechanosensitive ion channel family protein, whose product MEIPNLFLHSTLYQYLVFVLFIILGVLLTKIYRYIIKRYLRDLVNKSRIKFDDILLDAAEFPGTIFIFTVCIYFGLKFLTLPYNLHILLDNSIKVVVILCFTWFALNLLDDIVEYYIQPIVEESETKFDDQLLSPLKKLLKILIVILGILTALKTIGYDITALLAGLGIGGLAVALAAQDTIRNFIAGILIFVDKPFKIKDWIKFEGGEGIVEDIGVRSTKIRTFDDSLIVVPNTSLVNANIENFSEMRKRRVLVYIGLTYDTPVEKIKRAKEIIKEIIEAHPGTLPPIRITFYKFNTYSLDIRVEYFIRNFGFDYYLNTIDEINLKIKEAFDREGIEMAFPTETIYLKRDN is encoded by the coding sequence ATGGAAATCCCAAATCTATTTCTTCATAGTACCTTATATCAGTATTTGGTATTTGTCCTCTTTATCATCCTTGGGGTTCTATTGACGAAGATATATAGATATATTATTAAGAGATATCTAAGAGATCTGGTAAACAAATCCAGGATCAAATTTGACGATATCCTTTTAGACGCCGCCGAATTTCCAGGGACGATATTTATATTTACGGTATGTATATACTTTGGTTTAAAGTTTCTGACACTTCCATACAATCTCCATATACTGTTAGATAACTCTATCAAAGTTGTAGTTATATTATGTTTTACATGGTTTGCACTGAATCTATTAGACGATATAGTAGAGTACTATATTCAACCTATAGTAGAGGAATCAGAGACTAAATTCGACGATCAGTTGTTATCTCCCCTTAAGAAGTTGTTAAAGATACTAATTGTGATACTGGGAATACTTACTGCCTTAAAAACAATAGGTTATGACATAACAGCACTTCTCGCAGGTTTAGGTATTGGAGGTTTGGCAGTTGCATTGGCAGCCCAGGATACTATTAGAAACTTTATAGCAGGTATTCTCATATTTGTAGATAAACCCTTCAAGATAAAGGACTGGATAAAGTTTGAAGGTGGAGAGGGGATAGTTGAAGATATAGGGGTGAGAAGTACAAAGATAAGAACCTTCGACGATTCCCTTATAGTGGTCCCTAACACCTCCCTTGTAAATGCGAACATTGAAAATTTCTCTGAGATGAGGAAGAGGAGGGTACTTGTATATATTGGATTAACCTATGATACACCTGTAGAGAAGATAAAGAGGGCCAAGGAGATCATTAAGGAAATAATAGAGGCACATCCTGGTACATTACCTCCAATAAGGATAACTTTCTATAAGTTTAACACATACTCTTTAGATATCAGAGTTGAATACTTCATAAGAAACTTTGGATTTGATTACTATCTAAATACCATAGATGAGATAAATCTTAAGATCAAGGAGGCCTTTGACAGAGAAGGTATCGAGATGGCATTCCCAACTGAGACTATATACCTTAAGAGAGATAATTAA
- a CDS encoding site-2 protease family protein, translating to MLSFRIAKVMNIPIELHITFILLLILVYYFWGLDGLILYIFLFASVVVHELAHSYVAKRYGVYIEKILLLPIGGMAMMDKIPKRGELKIAIAGPIVSILLGIILISLSNFIKGPILNIGGMNYPLLTTVGILNIFLGAFNLLPAFPMDGGRILRALLASKMDYIEATKIASVVGQYFSFLLLLFGILSFNIILILIALFIYYGATQEYHALVTEEIFNKIKAKDIMNPRIVSVSPKDTVKDLVYLIFKYRYMGYPVVEDGKLVGTVSFNDITTVSDKILIKDIMKQPVTVPEDATLNDIIFKLGNDDRVYVLDKNNRLKGIISKTDVLRILRLLKLKDHNIFKKLLLNKK from the coding sequence ATGCTGTCATTTAGAATAGCCAAGGTTATGAATATACCTATAGAACTTCATATAACATTTATACTACTTCTCATACTTGTATACTACTTCTGGGGTTTAGATGGTCTCATACTCTATATATTTCTCTTTGCATCTGTAGTAGTACATGAGTTGGCCCACTCCTATGTGGCTAAAAGATATGGAGTATATATAGAAAAAATACTCCTCCTCCCCATTGGAGGCATGGCAATGATGGATAAGATTCCTAAGAGGGGGGAGTTAAAAATAGCTATTGCAGGTCCAATAGTTAGTATCCTTTTAGGTATAATCTTAATATCCCTTTCAAATTTTATAAAAGGTCCTATATTAAATATAGGGGGCATGAACTACCCCCTACTTACTACTGTAGGTATTTTAAATATTTTTTTAGGAGCCTTTAACCTCCTTCCAGCCTTTCCAATGGATGGTGGTAGAATACTCAGAGCCCTTCTAGCCTCAAAGATGGATTATATAGAGGCCACCAAGATAGCATCGGTAGTAGGTCAGTATTTCTCCTTTCTCCTCCTTCTCTTCGGTATTCTTTCTTTTAATATCATTCTCATTCTCATAGCCCTCTTTATATACTACGGGGCAACTCAAGAGTACCACGCACTGGTTACAGAGGAGATCTTCAACAAGATAAAGGCAAAGGATATTATGAATCCTCGAATAGTATCTGTATCTCCCAAGGATACTGTTAAAGATTTGGTATATCTGATATTCAAATACAGATATATGGGTTATCCAGTTGTAGAGGATGGAAAACTTGTGGGAACTGTATCCTTTAACGACATCACCACTGTAAGTGACAAAATACTTATAAAAGATATTATGAAACAACCTGTAACAGTACCAGAGGATGCTACTTTAAACGATATAATATTTAAATTAGGTAATGACGATAGGGTTTACGTTCTGGATAAAAACAACAGACTGAAAGGCATTATATCTAAAACAGACGTATTAAGAATACTTAGATTATTGAAATTAAAGGATCATAATATATTTAAAAAGTTATTATTAAATAAAAAATAA